Proteins found in one Nostoc sp. NIES-3756 genomic segment:
- a CDS encoding transporter substrate-binding domain-containing protein — MLSALVQKFYRFLKGRNKNIWLGLGCGILVFLLISYPVRSQQPTTQQSQQSQQSLVVATRAIPPFVFDDKGKLSGFSIDLWRSIASEIGAEFKFEEYPNVSDLLSSVENGKANVGIAAISITAERQQKFDFSLPMFSGGLQILVRNSKINSGGAPDILSLFFSVTLLQVIGLAVLLTVIAAHIIWLSERHHKESIVDKSYFPGIFKACWWAAATLATQADEMPKGVISRVLAIMWMFAGVVFVAYFTAAATTSLTVQQLQADIQSVNDLPGKLVATTTGSTAAAYLKENKIPILEVAKIEQAYDALEKKKADAVVFDAPVVLFYAANQGQGKVEVVGSVFREENYGIVLPNNSPYRKSINRALLELKENGTYQVLYDKWFGVKKS; from the coding sequence ATGCTTAGTGCGCTTGTCCAGAAATTTTATCGATTTCTTAAGGGTAGGAACAAAAATATATGGTTGGGATTGGGGTGTGGAATTTTGGTATTCTTGCTGATATCATATCCAGTGCGATCGCAACAACCAACTACTCAACAATCTCAACAATCTCAACAATCATTAGTTGTAGCGACTAGAGCCATTCCTCCTTTTGTATTTGATGACAAAGGTAAACTATCCGGGTTTAGTATTGACCTTTGGCGCAGCATTGCCAGCGAAATTGGTGCAGAGTTTAAATTTGAGGAGTATCCCAACGTATCTGATTTACTCTCATCTGTTGAGAATGGTAAAGCCAACGTAGGTATTGCAGCCATTTCTATTACGGCTGAACGTCAGCAAAAATTTGATTTCTCCTTACCCATGTTTAGTGGGGGATTACAAATTTTGGTACGCAACTCCAAAATTAATAGTGGCGGCGCACCAGATATTTTGTCACTATTTTTCTCAGTGACGCTCTTGCAAGTGATAGGCTTGGCTGTATTACTGACTGTTATAGCAGCTCACATCATTTGGTTATCTGAACGTCATCATAAAGAAAGCATTGTTGACAAATCCTACTTTCCCGGAATTTTTAAAGCCTGTTGGTGGGCGGCGGCTACCTTAGCTACTCAAGCTGATGAAATGCCCAAAGGAGTCATCAGTCGGGTGTTAGCTATTATGTGGATGTTTGCTGGTGTTGTGTTTGTTGCTTACTTTACGGCTGCGGCTACCACTTCATTGACTGTGCAACAGCTACAAGCAGATATTCAAAGTGTCAATGATTTACCCGGTAAATTAGTGGCAACCACAACTGGTAGCACAGCTGCGGCATACTTAAAGGAAAATAAAATCCCCATTTTAGAAGTCGCCAAAATTGAGCAGGCTTACGATGCTTTAGAAAAGAAAAAAGCTGATGCTGTGGTATTTGATGCTCCTGTAGTTCTGTTTTATGCTGCTAATCAAGGTCAAGGAAAAGTAGAGGTTGTAGGTAGTGTTTTTCGTGAAGAAAACTACGGCATCGTTTTACCTAATAACAGCCCCTACCGTAAATCTATCAATCGCGCCTTGCTGGAATTAAAAGAGAATGGAACATATCAAGTGCTTTACGATAAGTGGTTTGGTGTGAAGAAATCTTAA
- a CDS encoding spore photoproduct lyase family protein, which produces MPERVIFTPAALDEPWGQQIKARIQSLDLPIEELPRNRLTGLRGESERQTYDIAKRTLAVVTAPPSQFKLSPIPPSADWQFHLAEGCPAHCQYCYLAGSLSGPPVIRAYANLPQILENLANYEQLGKMTTYEVSCYTDPLGIEHLTGSLAECIRYFGTRSDAHLRWVSKFDAVDGLLDLPHNGHTRCRVSVNAAPISGKFEGGTASVISRLAALRKLALPRDQGGGGYPVGLVIAPIMPIDDWQMHYSRLFDMISAALDMDCDLTFELISHRFTPGSKEVLQTWYPQSKLDMDEEKRTIKRNKFGGVKYVYNNDTMKTMKRFFESEIQKRFPKAKILYWT; this is translated from the coding sequence ATGCCTGAACGGGTAATATTTACGCCTGCTGCGTTGGATGAGCCTTGGGGACAGCAAATTAAGGCGCGTATACAGTCACTCGACCTACCAATAGAAGAGTTACCACGGAACAGGCTGACAGGTTTACGCGGTGAAAGCGAACGACAGACTTATGATATTGCCAAGCGGACTCTTGCGGTTGTGACTGCACCACCAAGCCAGTTTAAACTTAGTCCCATTCCCCCCTCTGCGGATTGGCAATTCCATCTAGCTGAAGGTTGTCCTGCACATTGCCAATATTGTTACTTGGCTGGTAGTTTGTCCGGGCCGCCAGTGATTCGCGCCTATGCCAACCTACCGCAAATATTAGAGAATTTAGCCAATTACGAGCAACTAGGAAAGATGACAACTTATGAGGTGAGTTGTTACACTGATCCTCTAGGAATTGAGCATCTGACTGGTAGCCTTGCCGAGTGCATCCGTTACTTTGGTACTCGTAGCGATGCACATCTACGCTGGGTATCTAAGTTTGATGCAGTTGATGGTTTACTCGACCTACCCCATAATGGTCATACTCGCTGCCGCGTGAGTGTAAATGCTGCACCGATTTCCGGCAAATTTGAAGGCGGTACAGCATCGGTAATATCGAGACTGGCAGCATTGCGTAAGTTAGCTTTACCGCGAGATCAAGGCGGTGGTGGCTATCCTGTAGGCTTGGTAATTGCGCCAATTATGCCTATAGATGATTGGCAAATGCATTACAGCCGCTTGTTTGACATGATTAGCGCCGCGCTGGATATGGACTGTGATCTGACTTTTGAGCTAATTTCCCACCGCTTTACACCAGGATCAAAGGAAGTGTTGCAGACTTGGTATCCCCAGTCAAAACTAGACATGGATGAGGAGAAACGCACCATTAAGCGTAATAAGTTTGGTGGGGTGAAATACGTTTACAACAATGACACGATGAAGACGATGAAGCGCTTTTTTGAAAGTGAAATTCAAAAACGCTTTCCCAAGGCGAAGATTTTGTATTGGACTTAA
- a CDS encoding TMEM165/GDT1 family protein encodes MDWHLLGLSFITVFLSELGDKSQLAAIALSGRGQSVKAVFFGTAGALLLTSLLGALAGGAVSELLPTRILKAIAAVGFAVLAARLLFFKEEETE; translated from the coding sequence ATGGATTGGCATCTTTTAGGCCTCAGTTTTATTACAGTTTTTTTATCAGAATTAGGTGATAAAAGTCAGTTAGCAGCGATCGCACTTTCTGGTCGTGGTCAGTCTGTGAAGGCTGTATTTTTTGGCACTGCGGGCGCACTCCTATTAACTAGCTTGTTAGGAGCCTTAGCAGGAGGAGCCGTATCAGAATTATTACCAACACGCATATTAAAAGCGATCGCGGCTGTAGGTTTTGCAGTTCTCGCCGCTCGTCTATTGTTCTTTAAAGAAGAAGAAACAGAATAG
- a CDS encoding TMEM165/GDT1 family protein: protein MKLDSAPFTTSDVTPLLTQSALQEDTQSSLSTVIVEQVEECPKKQGSAMAVFATTFVTIFLAEIGDKTQLSTLLMSAESHSPWIVFLGSGAALITTSLLGVLLGSWVSKRLSPKTLDKSTGFMLLFISLTLFWDVFHG from the coding sequence GTGAAACTTGACTCTGCACCTTTTACCACTTCTGACGTAACTCCGCTTCTTACCCAATCAGCATTACAAGAAGATACTCAGTCTTCTCTATCTACTGTAATTGTTGAGCAAGTTGAAGAATGTCCAAAAAAACAAGGGTCAGCAATGGCTGTATTTGCTACCACCTTTGTTACCATCTTCTTGGCGGAGATTGGTGATAAAACCCAATTATCAACCTTATTAATGAGTGCAGAGTCGCATTCACCCTGGATAGTATTTCTAGGTTCGGGAGCAGCATTAATCACTACAAGTTTATTAGGTGTACTTTTAGGTAGCTGGGTATCTAAACGATTAAGCCCTAAAACTTTAGATAAATCAACCGGATTCATGCTTCTGTTTATCTCCCTCACCCTATTTTGGGATGTATTTCACGGTTAA